From the Astyanax mexicanus isolate ESR-SI-001 chromosome 9, AstMex3_surface, whole genome shotgun sequence genome, one window contains:
- the spred3 gene encoding sprouty-related, EVH1 domain-containing protein 3 isoform X1, whose translation MEGDVRVRAVVMTRDDSSGGWVPLGGGGLSHVIICRGRSSESRGRREYVIRGERLRDRAPVLECTVQKGLVYNKVNPIFHHWRVEERKFGLTFQSPADAISFEKGLQSVLDKLDRGSDSPSSSTPEEGDTEDDGQASHTGSESSSNSRKEMLPKPITIVTSESSSTCFVRSSAEEFGYGAGHAVTTQTPAQVHTRPTQHQLSQVAAVLNPPAPPPPPPAPPTPPLAPPASSPLSPLSPTISLLEEGDLHSLDPCKDLWGSRGYEDYRRAGATRTKVGGLTGGVVVGGGPDKSELCVVRFEKELAGVGITGCEVTVMLDTKGSQHHSSPTCMPNAVPGSSSAGGSPQETGKGSPSPCCIHTSLATPRSRTRKRGGGAGTSGGADAISPDDDSPCPQGSSSCSSRCVYCRSVFSASENGRGRCRDAPDPALHCLRQWTCVWCAESLLYHCMSDSEGEFWEPCSCEDSMGHRPHPLCCARWMALLALSLFVPCMCCYLPLRACLRCGERCGCCGGKHKAVR comes from the exons ATGGAGGGCGA TGTGCGTGTCCGAGCCGTGGTGATGACCCGCGACGACTCTAGTGGCGGCTGGGTGCCCCTGGGCGGGGGCGGCCTCAGCCACGTGATCATCTGCAGGGGGCGGAGCTCCGAGAGCCGAGGGCGGAGAGAGTACGTAATTCGCGGAGAGCGACTTCGAGATCGAGCG CCTGTGCTGGAGTGTACCGTGCAGAAGGGGCTTGTCTACAACAAAGTGAACCCCATCTTCCATCACTGGCGCGTGGAGGAGAGGAAGTTTGGCCTGACCTTCCAGAGTCCAGCCGATGCCATCTCATTTGAGAAGGGCCTCCAAAGTGTCCTTGATAAGCTGGACAGAG GATCCGACTCGCCTTCATCCTCCACGCCAGAAGAGGGAGACACTGAAGACGACGGTCAAGCA TCACACACAGGAAGTGAGTCGTCCTCCAACAGCAGGAAGGAGATGTTGCCCAAGCCCATCACCATTGTGACCAGCGAGTCCTCCTCCACCTGCTTTGTGCGCTCCTCTGCGGAAGAGTTTGGGTATGGGGCGGGGCATGCTGTCACTACTCAGACCCCTGCCCAG GTCCACACGCGACCCACCCAGCACCAGCTCTCACAAGTGGCGGCCGTATTGAATCCTCCGgcccctccgcctcctccacctgCTCCCCCGACGCCTCCGCTGGCACCCCCAGCCTCCTCCCCTCTGTCGCCTCTGTCCCCCACCATATCCTTACTGGAGGAAGGTGACCTGCACAGTCTCGACCCTTGCAAGGATTTATGGGGCTCCCGGGGTTATGAAGACTACCGGCGAGCTGGAGCAACGCGGACCAAGGTGGGGGGTCTGACAGGGGGCGTGGTAGTGGGTGGTGGGCCAGACAAGTCAGAGCTATGCGTGGTGCGCTTCGAGAAGGAACTGGCAGGTGTGGGAATCACAGGCTGTGAGGTTACCGTCATGCTGGACACCAAAGGTTCTCAGCACCACTCTTCTCCTACCTGCATGCCTAACGCCGTGCCGGGCTCATCCTCTGCCGGTGGATCGCCGCAGGAGACAGGCAAGGGCTCACCTTCGCCGTGCTGCATCCATACCTCGCTTGCCACACCTCGCTCTCGGACTCGTAAGAGAGGGGGTGGCGCCGGCACCAGCGGGGGTGCAGACGCCATCTCACCCGACGATGACAGCCCATGCCCCCAGGGCTCATCCTCGTGCTCGTCCCGTTGCGTGTACTGCCGCTCGGTCTTCAGCGCCTCGGAAAACGGGCGCGGTCGCTGCCGGGACGCTCCAGACCCTGCCCTGCACTGCCTGCGCCAGTGGACGTGCGTGTGGTGTGCCGAGAGTCTGCTTTACCACTGCATGTCAGACTCAGAGGGTGAGTTCTGGGAGCCATGCTCATGCGAGGACTCTATGGGCCACCGACCACACCCGCTCTGCTGCGCCCGTTGGATGGCGCTGCTGGCGCTATCACTCTTTGTGCCCTGCATGTGCTGCTACCTGCCTCTACGCGCCTGCCTGCGCTGCGGGGAGAGATGTGGCTGCTGTGGCGGAAAGCACAAGGCCGTGCGGTGA
- the spred3 gene encoding sprouty-related, EVH1 domain-containing protein 3 isoform X2, whose translation MPSHLRRASKVSLISWTEDPTRLHPPRQKRETLKTTVKHLSQSHTGSESSSNSRKEMLPKPITIVTSESSSTCFVRSSAEEFGYGAGHAVTTQTPAQVHTRPTQHQLSQVAAVLNPPAPPPPPPAPPTPPLAPPASSPLSPLSPTISLLEEGDLHSLDPCKDLWGSRGYEDYRRAGATRTKVGGLTGGVVVGGGPDKSELCVVRFEKELAGVGITGCEVTVMLDTKGSQHHSSPTCMPNAVPGSSSAGGSPQETGKGSPSPCCIHTSLATPRSRTRKRGGGAGTSGGADAISPDDDSPCPQGSSSCSSRCVYCRSVFSASENGRGRCRDAPDPALHCLRQWTCVWCAESLLYHCMSDSEGEFWEPCSCEDSMGHRPHPLCCARWMALLALSLFVPCMCCYLPLRACLRCGERCGCCGGKHKAVR comes from the exons ATGCCATCTCATTTGAGAAGGGCCTCCAAAGTGTCCTTGATAAGCTGGACAGAG GATCCGACTCGCCTTCATCCTCCACGCCAGAAGAGGGAGACACTGAAGACGACGGTCAAGCA TCTGTCACAGTCACACACAGGAAGTGAGTCGTCCTCCAACAGCAGGAAGGAGATGTTGCCCAAGCCCATCACCATTGTGACCAGCGAGTCCTCCTCCACCTGCTTTGTGCGCTCCTCTGCGGAAGAGTTTGGGTATGGGGCGGGGCATGCTGTCACTACTCAGACCCCTGCCCAG GTCCACACGCGACCCACCCAGCACCAGCTCTCACAAGTGGCGGCCGTATTGAATCCTCCGgcccctccgcctcctccacctgCTCCCCCGACGCCTCCGCTGGCACCCCCAGCCTCCTCCCCTCTGTCGCCTCTGTCCCCCACCATATCCTTACTGGAGGAAGGTGACCTGCACAGTCTCGACCCTTGCAAGGATTTATGGGGCTCCCGGGGTTATGAAGACTACCGGCGAGCTGGAGCAACGCGGACCAAGGTGGGGGGTCTGACAGGGGGCGTGGTAGTGGGTGGTGGGCCAGACAAGTCAGAGCTATGCGTGGTGCGCTTCGAGAAGGAACTGGCAGGTGTGGGAATCACAGGCTGTGAGGTTACCGTCATGCTGGACACCAAAGGTTCTCAGCACCACTCTTCTCCTACCTGCATGCCTAACGCCGTGCCGGGCTCATCCTCTGCCGGTGGATCGCCGCAGGAGACAGGCAAGGGCTCACCTTCGCCGTGCTGCATCCATACCTCGCTTGCCACACCTCGCTCTCGGACTCGTAAGAGAGGGGGTGGCGCCGGCACCAGCGGGGGTGCAGACGCCATCTCACCCGACGATGACAGCCCATGCCCCCAGGGCTCATCCTCGTGCTCGTCCCGTTGCGTGTACTGCCGCTCGGTCTTCAGCGCCTCGGAAAACGGGCGCGGTCGCTGCCGGGACGCTCCAGACCCTGCCCTGCACTGCCTGCGCCAGTGGACGTGCGTGTGGTGTGCCGAGAGTCTGCTTTACCACTGCATGTCAGACTCAGAGGGTGAGTTCTGGGAGCCATGCTCATGCGAGGACTCTATGGGCCACCGACCACACCCGCTCTGCTGCGCCCGTTGGATGGCGCTGCTGGCGCTATCACTCTTTGTGCCCTGCATGTGCTGCTACCTGCCTCTACGCGCCTGCCTGCGCTGCGGGGAGAGATGTGGCTGCTGTGGCGGAAAGCACAAGGCCGTGCGGTGA
- the dhx34 gene encoding probable ATP-dependent RNA helicase DHX34 — protein MSGRRAEPRDWDWNSPRCRAELDHIFFRQHDYIRANSPEHAEFWTFFERFQRFRAKRELSGSSSSRGRAEPQDGKARNRSGTGGPDLGLPKEYDARYRISVSVCSRDVEDGFGSSGHRRSGGESSGPGREQVSECRLALLHFLDFAQKQSFSKVLKLRREQRNLPIFQYRERLVELVRRNPVVVVAGDTGCGKSTQAPQYLLGSGFSNIACTQPRRIACISLAKRVSFETLNQFGSKVGYQIRFETSRTPSTKLLFLTEGLLLRQIQQDAALSQYQVLIVDEVHERHLHCDFLLGVLRSLIARRPDLRLVLMSATINIKLFSGYFNHAPVLQVPGRLFPIQVIYQPIPPEEQVSKSEKLDPRPYLRVLQGIDQRYPAEERGDLLLFLSGVAEISTIMEACQTYATHTNRWIVLPLHSTLSLTQQDKVFDIAPPGVRKCIISTNIAETSVTIDGVRFVVDSGKVKEMSFDPKAKMQRLQEFWISRASSEQRKGRAGRTGPGVCYRLYAESDYEAFAPYPVPEIHRVALDSLVLQMKSMGLGDPLSFAFIDPPPTSSIQTAVTYLKEQGALEARGELTPIGTLLSQLPVDVVIGKMLVLGSLFSLVEPVLTIAAALSVQSPFLRSAQHNPDCSTARQPLNSDLGDPFTLLNTFNAWVQVKGERGGGSRKWCKRRGLEEQRLYEMANLRRQFKELLRSHGLLETEEPPAPSAQGRTERRERLTERSRLYQLKREHELQDGGRRKVLRLDEGQEEESCSGSDNEGSGSGKKDKNSMGRDVDIQEVKFKLRHNVTKLQEAAYVSADLSSRQLALLRLVLCRGLYPQLALPDEHNSTRKDSEQVFHTRNKQGVVIHPTSVFAIDPEVLHVSENETGEFGADRGESNRHQLLAFVTLLETNKPYVSSCVRVPALQALMLVANSVDSNADCTRLVVDGWLELCVSDGEAALRALSSALKLRAEWERLLQAQLGHTGSGSTAGLGFSGPKPGRRELEKLAEGLVRFLVYNEVTYSLRRLTALQTQNLYIGPQLNPELSLPPLFPGMKAEPDPVKGGLRVTSYFTYNCLCDSKDLYSECLRTFWSCPHCDLHMPLTPLERMQHEATCRSAEEQQPEDDPTDDSPQAASTSALTRLYHCDLCNKDLTLTSTQILKHKRQHQP, from the exons ATGAGCGGGAGGCGAGCCGAGCCCCGGGACTGGGACTGGAACAGCCCGCGGTGCCGAGCGGAGCTGGACCACATTTTTTTCCGGCAGCATGATTACATCCGGGCCAACAGCCCCGAACACGCAGAGTTCTGGACTTTCTTCGAGCGCTTCCAGCGGTTCCGAGCCAAAAGAGAGCTCTCCgggtccagcagcagcagaggccggGCCGAGCCGCAGGACGGTAAAGCCCGGAACCGGAGCGGAACAGGCGGACCGGATCTCGGGCTTCCTAAGGAGTACGATGCGCGGTACCGGATCAGCGTGTCGGTGTGCAGCAGGGACGTGGAGGACGGGTTCGGAAGCTCAGGTCACCGGCGGTCCGGCGGGGAGTCTTCCGGACCGGGCCGGGAACAGGTCTCAGAGTGCCGCCTTGCTCTGCTCCACTTTCTGGACTTCGCTCAGAAACAGAGCTTTAGTAAAGTGCTGAAACTCCGGCGCGAACAGAGGAACCTGCCCATCTTCCAGTACCGGGAGCGGCTGGTGGAGCTGGTGAGGAGGAAcccggtggtggtggtggcgggaGACACGGGCTGCGGAAAGTCCACCCAGGCGCCCCAGTACCTGCTCGGCTCCGGATTTAGTAACATCGCCTGTACCCAGCCCCGCCGCATCGCCTGCATCTCCCTCGCCAAGCGGGTCAGCTTCGAGACCCTCAACCAGTTCGGATCCAAA GTCGGCTACCAGATCCGCTTTGAGACAAGTCGAACCCCCTCAACCAAGCTGCTGTTCCTGACTGAGGGTCTGCTCCTCCGGCAGATCCAGCAGGATGCTGCACTGTCCCAGTATCAGGTTCTGATCGTGGACGAGGTTCATGAGAGGCATCTGCACTGTGACTTCCTGCTGGGTGTCCTGCGCTCTCTGATCGCGAGGCGGCCAGACCTGCGGCTGGTTCTGATGTCCGCTACCATCAACATCAAGCTTTTCTCTGGTTACTTTAACCATGCCCCTGTGCTGCAGGTACCAGGCAGACTCTTCCCCATTCAG GTGATTTATCAGCCGATCCCACCAGAGGAGCAGGTCTCTAAATCAGAGAAGCTGGACCCGCGCCCTTACCTGCGAGTTCTACAGGGGATTGACCAGCGCTATCCGGCAGAGGAGCGAGGAGACCTGCTGCTGTTCCTGAGTGGAGTAGCTGAGATTTCCACTATCATGGAGGCTTGCCAGACATATGCCACCCACACCAACCGCTGGATCGTCCTGCCCCTGCACAGCACGCTGTCCCTGACCCAGCAGGACAAG GTGTTTGACATTGCTCCCCCCGGAGTCAGGAAATGCATAATTTCAACAAACATAGCTGAGACATCAGTGACCATTGATGGGGTGCGGTTTGTAGTTGACTCAG GTAAAGTAAAGGAGATGAGTTTTGACCCGAAGGCAAAGATGCAAAGACTTCAGGAGTTCTGGATTAGTCGGGCCAGCTCAGAGCAGAGAAAGGGACGTGCAGGAAGAACCGGACCAGGAGTCTGCTACCGGCTCTATGCCGAGTCAGACTACGAGGCCTTTGCCCCGTACCCAGTCCCTGAGATCCACAGGGTGGCACTAGATTCACTAGTGCTCCAG ATGAAGAGTATGGGTCTGGGTGatcctctctcttttgcttttatTGACCCACCGCCCACTTCCAGCATTCAGACAGCAGTGACGTATCTTAAGGAACAGGGGGCGCTAGAAGCCCGTGGGGAGCTTACCCCTATTGGAACGCTGTTGTCGCAGCTGCCAGTGGACGTGGTTATTG gtAAAATGCTGGTTCTGGGTTCGCTGTTTAGTCTGGTTGAGCCGGTGTTGACCATAGCTGCAGCTCTCAGTGTTCAGTCGCCATTTCTGCGCAGCGCTCAGCATAACCCTGACTGCTCCACTGCGCGCCAGCCCCTGAACAGTGACCTGGGAGACCCCTTCACCCTGCTCAACACCTTCAACGCGTGGGTGCAG GTGAAAGGGGAAAGAGGGGGTGGGTCAAGGAAGTGGTGTAAGAGGAGGGGACTGGAGGAGCAGCGGCTGTACGAGATGGCCAATCTGAGACGACAGTTTAAG GAGTTATTGAGGAGTCACGGCCTATTAGAGACAGAGGAGCCGCCAGCTCCGTCGGCACAGGGCCGGACAGAGCGGCGGGAGAGGCTGACCGAGCGCAGCCGGCTGTACCAGCTGAAGAGGGAGCATGAGCTGCAGGACGGCGGCCGCAGGAAAGTGCTGCGTCTGGACGAAGGCCAGGAGGAAGAGTCCTGCTCCGGGTCAGACAATGAGGGAAGCGGATCtgggaaaaaagacaaaaactctaTGGGGCGAGACGTGGACATACAG GAAGTGAAGTTTAAACTGCGTCATAACGTGACCAAGCTTCAGGAAGCTGCATACGTCAGTGCGGACCTGTCGTCTCGGCAGCTGGCACTGCTCAGATTGGTGCTGTGCCGCGGTCTGTACCCACAGCTGGCACTGCCTGATGAACATAATTCCACTCGCAAAGACTCAGAGCAG GTGTTTCATACTCGTAATAAGCAGGGAGTCGTGATCCACCCGACCAGTGTGTTCGCCATCGACCCGGAGGTGCTGCATGTTTCCGAGAATGAGACCGGAGAGTTTG GAGCTGATAGGGGGGAGAGTAACAGGCACCAGCTGCTGGCGTTTGTGACGCTGCTGGAAACCAACAAGCCATACGTGTCCAGCTGCGTCCGAGTCCCGGCTCTGCAG GCTCTGATGCTGGTGGCGAACAGTGTGGACAGTAATGCAGACTGTACTCGGCTGGTGGTGGACGGTTGGCTGGAGCTGTGCGTGTCTGATGGCGAGGCAGCACTGAGGGCTCTCTCCTCTGCCCTGAAGCTGAGGGCTGAGTGGGAACGACTGCTCCAGGCCCAGCTCGGCCACACGGGTTCAGGTTCCACCGCAGGTCTTGGGTTCTCCGGGCCAAAACCAGGTCGACGCGAGCTGGAGAAACTGGCTGAGGGACTTGTTCGCTTTCTGGTCTACAATGag GTGACTTACAGTCTGAGACGGCTGACCGCACTTCAGACTCAGAACCTGTACATTGGACCCCAGCTGAACCCGGAGCTGTCACTCCCTCCACTGTTTCCTGGGATGAAGGCAGAACCGGATCCAGTAAAAGGAGGCCTGCGGGTTACCAGCTACTTCACCTACAACTGCCTCTGT gactcTAAAGACCTGTACAGTGAATGTTTACGGACGTTTTGGAGCTGCCCTCACTGTGACCTGCACATGCCCCTGACCCCACTGGAACGCATGCAGCACGAGGCCACCTGCAGATCAGCAGAGGAACAGCAGCCAGAAGACG ACCCCACAGATGACTCACCACAGGCTGCGTCCACATCTGCTCTGACTCGACTCTACCACTGTGACCTCTGTAACAAAGACTTGACACTCACCTCCACGCAGATCCTCAAACACAAGCGCCAGCACCAGCCCTGA